A window from Roseburia sp. 499 encodes these proteins:
- a CDS encoding MerR family transcriptional regulator, translating into MFKIGEFSKLTQVSVRMLRYYDEMGLLKPAEVDKWTGYRMYSVEQIPVLNKIIYLRDSGFSVAEIAVALNNDDKNSIAEQLDKKYLEIQQNIQNEQEKLSKIALAKQELLQGTGEMHYNIAIKSIPSYLVLSLRRVIRDYYAEGKLWKELSEFAEMQHIKPYIDFSCNTFSIYHDKEYKEKNVDVELCVPVKKAGNSQGDFQFRYTEAIPIMACTMVYGEFSNIAGAYRGFANWLQGNTQYKMSGPDRQIVHRGPWNEENPQKYLTEIQIPLEMQ; encoded by the coding sequence ATGTTTAAAATCGGTGAATTTTCAAAATTGACACAAGTATCGGTCAGAATGCTAAGATATTATGATGAAATGGGCCTATTAAAACCGGCAGAGGTTGATAAATGGACGGGGTATCGAATGTATTCTGTAGAACAAATACCGGTGTTAAATAAAATTATATATCTTCGAGACAGCGGATTTAGTGTTGCAGAAATAGCAGTGGCTCTTAATAATGATGACAAAAATTCTATTGCGGAACAATTAGATAAAAAGTATCTAGAAATTCAGCAAAACATACAGAATGAACAGGAGAAACTTTCCAAAATTGCTTTGGCAAAACAAGAATTATTACAAGGAACAGGAGAAATGCATTACAATATCGCCATAAAATCTATTCCCAGTTATCTTGTACTTTCGTTACGCAGAGTGATTCGGGATTATTATGCAGAGGGTAAATTGTGGAAAGAATTGTCTGAATTTGCTGAAATGCAACATATCAAACCATATATAGATTTTTCGTGTAATACATTTTCTATTTATCATGATAAGGAATATAAAGAGAAAAATGTTGATGTTGAATTATGTGTGCCAGTAAAAAAGGCAGGAAACAGTCAGGGGGATTTTCAATTTCGCTATACAGAAGCTATTCCCATTATGGCATGCACAATGGTATATGGTGAATTTTCGAATATCGCAGGAGCTTATCGCGGTTTTGCTAATTGGTTACAGGGGAATACACAATATAAAATGAGTGGACCGGATAGACAAATTGTACACCGAGGACCATGGAATGAAGAAAATCCTCAAAAATACTTGACCGAAATACAAATACCACTAGAAATGCAATAA
- a CDS encoding type II secretion system F family protein — protein sequence MQDYSKYRFSWRERMLCVILAGGMTSIIAWLFYRSVYALVLFPFCFWIMGKQLKARFQKKREQNMLHEFQGMLQIISGLLKAGYSMENAFLEGERDFIRLYGDKCVMAQEFIAINHQLKMNIPIEKLLEDLAERTGIEEIDSFSQVFGFAKRGGGNIGKIFQDSAERIAERAEVKREMETVIASKKLEQNIMALIPCGILIYIGIGMPEFLEPLYGNFIGVLVMSLCLGVYGVACLLAQKITEIQA from the coding sequence ATGCAGGATTACAGTAAGTATCGTTTTTCGTGGAGGGAGCGAATGTTGTGCGTGATTCTTGCGGGAGGAATGACAAGTATAATAGCATGGCTGTTTTATCGAAGTGTTTATGCACTGGTGTTATTTCCATTTTGCTTTTGGATTATGGGAAAACAGCTAAAAGCCAGATTTCAGAAAAAGCGAGAGCAGAACATGCTTCATGAGTTTCAGGGAATGCTTCAGATTATTTCGGGTCTGTTGAAAGCAGGATATTCTATGGAAAATGCTTTTCTGGAAGGAGAACGGGATTTTATCAGACTATATGGGGATAAATGTGTAATGGCGCAGGAATTTATCGCAATTAACCATCAACTCAAAATGAATATTCCTATCGAAAAATTGTTAGAGGACTTGGCAGAAAGAACCGGAATAGAAGAAATTGACAGCTTTTCACAGGTATTTGGCTTTGCGAAGCGTGGAGGCGGAAATATTGGAAAGATTTTTCAGGACAGTGCAGAAAGGATTGCAGAAAGGGCCGAGGTCAAAAGAGAAATGGAAACGGTAATTGCATCGAAAAAGTTAGAGCAGAACATTATGGCATTGATACCTTGTGGAATCCTTATCTATATAGGAATCGGCATGCCGGAGTTCTTAGAACCTCTGTATGGAAACTTTATCGGAGTTTTAGTCATGAGCCTGTGCCTGGGAGTTTATGGAGTGGCATGTCTGCTGGCGCAAAAGATTACGGAGATACAGGCATAG
- a CDS encoding undecaprenyldiphospho-muramoylpentapeptide beta-N-acetylglucosaminyltransferase, which translates to MKRIVLTGGGTAGHVTPNIALLPRLKELGYDIHYIGSYEGMEKKLIEDCDIPYYGISSGKLRRYFDIKNFSDPFKVLKGYGQARKLLKKLKPDVVFSKGGFVSVPVVFAAKHCHIPAIIHESDITPGLANKLAIPNAYKVCCNFPETLEYLPADKAILTGSPIRSELLSGNRQHALDYCHLTDDKPVILVVGGSSGSLFINEIVRGILPELLKTYQVIHLCGKGNLDKSLHGTAGYAQFEYANQELSDMFALADIVISRAGANSICELLALHKPNILIPLSANASRGDQILNAKSFEQQGFSMVIEEENLSNVVLLDAVQKLYENRDQYITAMKESKQMNSVETVVQIIEEAAKK; encoded by the coding sequence ATGAAACGAATCGTACTTACCGGCGGTGGAACTGCCGGACATGTTACTCCTAATATTGCATTACTTCCCCGTTTGAAAGAATTGGGATATGATATTCACTACATTGGCTCTTACGAAGGAATGGAAAAGAAACTGATTGAAGACTGCGACATTCCCTATTATGGCATTTCTTCCGGAAAACTACGTCGTTACTTTGATATCAAAAACTTTTCCGATCCTTTTAAGGTACTAAAAGGCTACGGTCAGGCTCGCAAACTTTTAAAAAAATTGAAACCGGATGTGGTCTTTTCTAAGGGCGGATTTGTATCTGTTCCGGTTGTCTTTGCAGCAAAACACTGTCACATTCCGGCCATTATCCACGAATCGGATATTACTCCGGGACTTGCCAACAAACTCGCAATTCCAAACGCCTACAAGGTATGCTGCAACTTCCCGGAAACTTTAGAATATCTTCCGGCAGACAAAGCAATACTTACCGGTTCTCCAATTCGAAGCGAATTGTTAAGCGGAAACCGCCAACATGCATTGGATTACTGTCATCTAACCGATGACAAACCAGTCATTCTTGTAGTAGGTGGCAGTAGCGGTTCACTGTTTATTAACGAAATTGTCCGTGGTATCCTGCCAGAGCTTTTAAAAACCTATCAGGTCATCCATTTGTGCGGAAAGGGCAATCTGGACAAATCCCTGCACGGTACAGCAGGTTATGCACAATTTGAGTATGCAAATCAGGAATTAAGCGATATGTTTGCTCTTGCGGATATTGTAATTTCCCGCGCCGGCGCAAATTCCATCTGTGAATTACTTGCATTACATAAGCCAAATATTTTGATCCCACTTTCTGCCAACGCCAGCCGTGGAGACCAGATATTAAATGCAAAATCCTTTGAACAGCAAGGATTTAGCATGGTAATTGAAGAAGAGAACTTAAGTAATGTAGTTCTTTTAGATGCGGTACAGAAACTTTACGAAAATCGGGACCAGTACATCACTGCCATGAAAGAGAGTAAACAGATGAACTCTGTAGAGACTGTAGTTCAGATTATCGAAGAGGCAGCAAAGAAGTAA
- a CDS encoding HIT family protein has product MRDAECIFCKIAAGEIPSKTIYEDEQFRVIMDISPATKGHALILPKEHYANLYEIPEEVAADAMKLAKKLAKKMTDALQCDGFNLIQNNGEVAGQTVFHFHMHLIPRYKNDGNEDKLCWNHVELSEEELEEIHQKLIK; this is encoded by the coding sequence ATGAGAGACGCAGAGTGCATTTTTTGTAAAATTGCAGCAGGAGAGATTCCGTCAAAAACAATTTATGAGGATGAACAGTTTCGGGTTATCATGGATATTAGTCCGGCAACTAAGGGACATGCCTTGATTTTGCCAAAGGAACATTATGCAAATCTTTATGAGATACCGGAGGAAGTCGCAGCGGATGCCATGAAGTTGGCAAAGAAATTGGCAAAGAAGATGACAGATGCACTACAATGTGATGGATTTAATTTAATACAGAATAATGGAGAAGTTGCAGGGCAGACTGTATTTCACTTCCATATGCATTTGATTCCACGTTATAAAAACGATGGAAATGAGGATAAGCTTTGTTGGAATCATGTGGAATTGAGTGAGGAAGAATTGGAAGAGATTCATCAGAAATTAATAAAATAG
- a CDS encoding SCP2 sterol-binding domain-containing protein, whose protein sequence is MKVNIYYGGRGLMDDPTLYVINKMQEVLTELRVNVERYNIFEHKNSISTLPQTIKDADGIILATTVEWLGIGGYMQQFLDACWLYADKEKIATTYMQPIVMSTTYGEREGELTLSNAWEILGGLPCAGLCGYVDDLVSFEMNHDYTLIIEKKAENLYRTISQKIKNLPTSNQAVKQSVLRTQQLELTPQESEQLSKFVSNDNYVKKQKEDIEELTSMFKNMMGKSETEEDLAYIRELKDGFEPQEDFSAVYTFMIEGKKKPLTINVHNEELSVHYGQEDKVDVLAKLSSSVMEEIVQGRMTFQRAFMTGAMTAKGNFKTLKMLDQIFVLG, encoded by the coding sequence ATGAAGGTAAATATCTATTATGGCGGAAGAGGATTGATGGATGATCCGACGTTGTACGTCATTAATAAAATGCAGGAAGTATTGACAGAGTTAAGAGTAAATGTGGAACGTTATAATATATTTGAGCATAAGAATAGCATCTCTACTTTGCCACAGACCATTAAGGATGCAGATGGAATTATTTTGGCAACAACAGTAGAGTGGCTTGGAATCGGGGGCTATATGCAACAGTTTCTGGATGCTTGTTGGTTGTATGCGGATAAGGAAAAGATAGCGACAACGTATATGCAGCCAATCGTAATGTCCACTACATACGGAGAACGTGAAGGAGAACTTACTCTTTCTAATGCATGGGAGATTTTAGGAGGACTTCCTTGTGCAGGATTGTGCGGATATGTAGATGATTTGGTTTCTTTTGAAATGAATCATGATTATACACTTATTATTGAGAAGAAGGCGGAAAATCTCTATCGGACAATTTCTCAGAAGATTAAGAATCTGCCTACGAGCAATCAGGCGGTAAAACAGTCCGTATTACGAACACAACAATTGGAATTAACACCACAGGAAAGTGAGCAGCTCTCAAAATTTGTATCTAACGATAACTATGTGAAGAAACAGAAGGAAGACATCGAAGAGCTTACCAGTATGTTCAAGAATATGATGGGTAAAAGTGAGACGGAAGAAGATTTGGCATATATCCGGGAATTGAAAGATGGTTTTGAACCACAGGAGGATTTTTCTGCAGTCTATACTTTTATGATAGAAGGAAAGAAAAAACCGTTGACTATTAATGTTCATAATGAAGAATTAAGTGTTCATTATGGTCAGGAAGATAAGGTAGATGTATTGGCCAAGCTATCATCTTCTGTAATGGAGGAAATCGTTCAGGGAAGAATGACCTTTCAGAGGGCATTTATGACAGGGGCAATGACAGCGAAGGGTAACTTTAAAACGTTGAAGATGTTAGATCAGATATTTGTATTAGGTTAA
- a CDS encoding TadE/TadG family type IV pilus assembly protein: MPQIKRKESKKVSLKHNGLKNGALFRSLQKGSLTIETALVLPWFLFAMVTVLFLFRVMQLQYIVGDALDKAVAETALVRETTPEKAENSVKLLFYKELVANQCPISMINLGMAGISWDESETAEDYLNMKIEYQIKMPGWILKNRMLQVTEISRCRRWTGIPGNGSNENCGEWVYITPEGSVYHKSRECTHLKLSIHSVVAEEATNYRACECCAEGEKITPMVYITEEGECYHIKLNCSGLKRTIYMVPLNQVEKRSPCSRCGGR; this comes from the coding sequence GTGCCTCAAATAAAAAGAAAGGAATCCAAAAAAGTCTCTCTCAAACACAACGGATTAAAAAATGGGGCACTGTTTCGTTCCCTCCAAAAGGGAAGTCTGACGATAGAAACAGCATTGGTATTACCATGGTTTTTGTTTGCTATGGTGACGGTACTATTTTTATTCCGGGTGATGCAACTTCAATATATAGTAGGGGATGCATTGGACAAGGCAGTAGCAGAGACGGCACTGGTGCGGGAAACAACACCTGAAAAAGCAGAGAACAGTGTAAAACTTCTATTTTATAAGGAACTGGTAGCAAATCAGTGTCCGATATCCATGATAAATCTTGGAATGGCGGGCATTTCCTGGGATGAATCAGAGACGGCTGAGGACTATTTGAATATGAAAATTGAATATCAGATTAAAATGCCGGGATGGATATTAAAAAATAGAATGTTACAAGTAACAGAAATTAGCAGATGCCGTAGATGGACTGGAATACCAGGAAATGGAAGTAACGAAAATTGTGGGGAATGGGTGTATATTACACCGGAGGGAAGTGTTTATCATAAAAGCAGGGAGTGTACTCACTTAAAATTATCTATCCATAGTGTAGTAGCTGAGGAAGCGACAAATTATCGGGCATGTGAGTGCTGTGCGGAGGGAGAAAAAATAACACCTATGGTTTATATCACAGAGGAAGGGGAATGTTATCATATAAAGTTAAATTGCAGTGGACTAAAACGTACCATTTATATGGTACCGTTGAATCAGGTAGAGAAGCGAAGTCCTTGTTCAAGATGTGGAGGAAGATAG
- a CDS encoding prepilin peptidase, which translates to MQSVVLLILLVVCAVEDLKHKEVTVTYILVFGIIGVLLHLFYPNCSVYSMLWGLLLGIAVMTVSVLSGGSIGMGDGILMTVTGVYLGGYQNLELFFIGVFLAGIWSLGLLVFKKKKRKEKIAFMPFLLVAYVFMLVG; encoded by the coding sequence ATGCAAAGTGTTGTATTGTTAATATTGCTTGTTGTGTGTGCAGTAGAGGACTTAAAGCATAAGGAAGTGACGGTCACTTACATATTGGTATTTGGTATTATAGGCGTACTATTGCATTTGTTTTATCCCAATTGTTCTGTGTACAGTATGCTTTGGGGACTACTTTTGGGGATTGCTGTTATGACAGTCAGTGTTTTAAGTGGTGGAAGTATAGGAATGGGAGACGGAATTTTGATGACGGTCACAGGTGTGTATCTTGGAGGTTATCAGAATCTGGAATTATTTTTCATTGGTGTATTTTTGGCGGGAATCTGGTCTTTGGGACTGCTGGTATTCAAGAAGAAAAAGAGGAAGGAGAAGATAGCATTTATGCCATTTTTGTTGGTGGCGTATGTATTTATGTTAGTGGGATAA
- a CDS encoding Flp1 family type IVb pilin: MKEWKNFLTEEEGIGVVEVILILVVLIGLVIIFKKELNTLVNDIFEKITNQAGKI; the protein is encoded by the coding sequence ATGAAGGAATGGAAAAATTTTTTAACAGAAGAAGAGGGAATAGGTGTGGTAGAAGTTATTCTGATTCTGGTGGTTTTGATAGGTCTGGTCATTATTTTCAAAAAGGAGTTGAACACACTGGTCAATGATATCTTTGAAAAAATCACAAATCAAGCAGGAAAAATCTAA
- a CDS encoding DUF5702 domain-containing protein, with protein MKKSQIKQEKSNKEEGSITIFLALTLILILSFLFSMLELARVKGMQQLAKRKLTLELESVFGGYNQELWEYYGLLFWDMSNGSDEPDVRLLESRIMEEAYQEGEENHFYQMALKDVKVESYVLATDRNGAEFKRQACRTAKEQLAEKGVETLKSRVEIWQGMEEESGDLEQKWEEALEAKEEAENSEEVENCEEELETQEGTEGDSAQKNPLPENPIDYVVQLKTSPVLAIVLEDPSQLSGKGIDIADSLDNREVFCGNMTIDSESSVDKLWLVQYLNEYFSSKTNSKGQGHALDYELEYCIGGKATDVENLETVVKKLILLRESANFVTIMKDSQKKAIALEVATAVVGFTGIAPLIKAVQMGILVAWCYVESILDVRCLLAGGKVPLVKNGSQWKSDPFHLSEEISQNNSQKEESGMGYGEYLQMLLYMTGENQLTSRAMNVIEKNIRLFSGNSDIRMDAMVSGVKVTALYSANPLFLSVIPIGQKMDGSYYFMESQKFMYEE; from the coding sequence TTGAAAAAATCACAAATCAAGCAGGAAAAATCTAATAAAGAAGAAGGAAGTATTACCATTTTTCTGGCTCTTACTCTGATACTGATTTTATCTTTTTTATTTAGCATGCTAGAGCTGGCAAGAGTAAAGGGTATGCAGCAACTTGCAAAGCGCAAATTGACACTGGAGTTGGAGTCTGTGTTTGGAGGTTATAATCAGGAACTTTGGGAGTATTATGGTTTACTGTTTTGGGATATGAGTAATGGAAGCGATGAGCCGGATGTAAGACTTTTGGAAAGCAGAATTATGGAAGAAGCATATCAGGAAGGGGAAGAAAATCATTTCTACCAAATGGCATTGAAGGATGTGAAAGTAGAGTCTTATGTGTTGGCAACGGATAGGAATGGTGCAGAATTCAAACGGCAGGCATGCAGAACTGCAAAAGAACAACTGGCAGAAAAGGGAGTGGAAACATTAAAAAGTCGGGTGGAGATTTGGCAGGGGATGGAAGAAGAAAGTGGTGATTTAGAGCAGAAATGGGAGGAAGCTCTTGAAGCGAAAGAAGAGGCGGAGAATAGCGAAGAAGTAGAAAACTGCGAAGAGGAATTAGAAACGCAGGAAGGAACAGAAGGAGACTCTGCGCAAAAAAATCCGCTACCAGAAAATCCGATAGATTATGTAGTGCAGCTAAAGACATCCCCAGTGTTGGCAATAGTGTTAGAAGATCCTTCGCAACTGTCAGGAAAAGGAATTGATATTGCGGATAGTCTGGATAACCGCGAGGTGTTTTGTGGAAATATGACCATAGATTCTGAAAGTAGTGTGGATAAGCTGTGGCTGGTTCAATATCTGAATGAGTATTTTTCCTCGAAAACAAATAGCAAAGGACAGGGGCATGCCCTGGATTATGAATTGGAATATTGTATCGGTGGAAAAGCTACAGATGTCGAGAATTTGGAGACGGTGGTAAAAAAGCTGATATTACTACGGGAAAGTGCTAATTTTGTGACAATCATGAAGGATAGTCAGAAGAAGGCAATAGCGCTGGAGGTTGCAACAGCGGTGGTAGGATTTACAGGGATTGCACCTCTGATAAAGGCAGTGCAGATGGGAATTCTGGTGGCATGGTGTTATGTGGAAAGTATTCTGGATGTACGGTGTCTTTTGGCGGGAGGGAAGGTTCCTCTAGTCAAAAACGGTTCACAGTGGAAAAGTGATCCTTTTCATTTATCAGAAGAAATTTCACAGAATAATTCTCAGAAAGAAGAAAGCGGGATGGGATACGGGGAATATTTGCAAATGCTGTTGTATATGACGGGAGAAAATCAACTGACAAGTCGAGCAATGAATGTAATCGAAAAGAATATCAGATTGTTTTCAGGAAATAGTGATATCCGTATGGATGCAATGGTATCGGGAGTTAAGGTGACTGCTTTGTATAGTGCAAATCCCTTATTTTTAAGTGTAATTCCAATTGGACAGAAGATGGATGGAAGCTATTATTTTATGGAATCTCAGAAATTTATGTATGAAGAATAA
- a CDS encoding glucose-6-phosphate isomerase, whose translation MINWNNLDTVDSYQELSKVARVNLAEAMNGENGAERVKKYSVSMGEGLVYNYAAKQVDDNVLAALAKLAEETQLIEKFEALYNGEVVNTGEKRRVLHHMTRGQLGEAVVADDVDKRTFYVEQQKRIAELANKVHNGEITNAAGEKFTTVVQIGIGGSDLGPRAMYLALENWAKVNNTFKMEAKFISNVDPDDAAAVLNTIDVAHSLFVLVSKSGTTLETLTNESFVKDALKNAGLDASKHMIAVTSETSPLAKSDDYLAAFYMDDYIGGRFSSTSAVGGAVLSLAFGPEVFAQFLDGAAEEDKLAKNKDLLANPAMLDALIGVYERNVLGYQNTAVLPYSQALSRFPAHLQQLDMESNGKSVNRFGEPVNYQTGPVIFGEPGTNGQHSFYQLLHQGTDIVPLQFVGFKNNQMGRDVLIQDSTSQQKLCANVVAQIVAFACGKADEDRNKNFEGGRPSSIIIGNQLNPKTLGALLAHFENKVMFQGFVWNINSFDQEGVQLGKVLAKRVLAHETDGALKEYSDLLNI comes from the coding sequence ATGATTAATTGGAACAATTTGGATACAGTTGATTCATATCAGGAACTTTCCAAGGTAGCGCGTGTTAATCTGGCAGAAGCTATGAACGGAGAAAATGGCGCAGAGCGTGTAAAGAAATACAGTGTATCTATGGGAGAAGGACTTGTTTATAATTATGCTGCAAAGCAGGTGGATGACAATGTGCTCGCAGCACTTGCAAAATTAGCAGAAGAGACTCAACTGATAGAGAAGTTTGAGGCTCTTTACAACGGAGAAGTTGTAAATACCGGAGAAAAACGTCGTGTACTTCACCACATGACTCGTGGACAGTTGGGAGAAGCTGTTGTAGCAGATGACGTGGATAAGCGTACTTTTTATGTAGAGCAGCAGAAGAGAATTGCAGAGCTTGCAAACAAAGTGCATAACGGTGAGATTACAAATGCAGCAGGAGAGAAATTTACAACTGTTGTTCAGATTGGTATTGGTGGTAGTGACCTTGGACCTCGTGCAATGTACTTGGCACTTGAGAATTGGGCAAAAGTAAATAATACCTTTAAAATGGAAGCAAAATTCATCAGTAATGTGGACCCGGATGATGCAGCAGCTGTGTTAAATACCATTGACGTAGCGCATTCACTTTTCGTACTTGTTTCAAAATCCGGTACAACACTTGAGACATTAACCAACGAATCTTTTGTAAAAGATGCGTTAAAGAACGCAGGATTAGATGCATCTAAGCACATGATTGCAGTTACAAGCGAGACCTCTCCATTAGCAAAGAGCGATGATTATCTTGCTGCTTTCTATATGGATGATTATATTGGAGGACGTTTCTCTTCCACTTCTGCAGTAGGTGGTGCAGTTTTATCACTGGCATTCGGACCGGAAGTATTTGCACAGTTCTTAGATGGTGCAGCAGAAGAAGACAAATTAGCGAAGAATAAAGATTTACTTGCAAACCCTGCAATGTTAGATGCGTTGATTGGTGTTTACGAGCGTAATGTATTAGGATATCAGAATACAGCAGTTCTTCCATATTCTCAGGCATTGAGCCGTTTTCCAGCTCACTTACAGCAGCTTGATATGGAATCAAACGGAAAATCCGTAAACCGTTTTGGTGAGCCGGTAAATTACCAGACAGGCCCTGTTATTTTCGGTGAGCCGGGAACAAATGGTCAGCATTCTTTCTATCAGTTACTTCACCAGGGTACTGATATTGTGCCACTTCAGTTTGTTGGATTTAAAAACAATCAGATGGGAAGAGACGTTCTGATTCAGGATAGTACAAGCCAGCAGAAACTGTGTGCAAACGTTGTTGCTCAGATTGTTGCTTTTGCTTGTGGTAAAGCAGATGAAGATCGCAATAAGAACTTCGAAGGTGGACGTCCATCAAGTATCATCATTGGTAATCAGTTGAATCCTAAGACCCTCGGAGCACTGTTAGCACACTTTGAAAATAAAGTTATGTTCCAGGGATTTGTATGGAATATCAACAGCTTCGATCAGGAAGGCGTACAGCTTGGAAAAGTATTAGCAAAGCGTGTATTAGCACATGAAACAGATGGAGCGCTGAAAGAATATAGTGATTTATTAAATATTTAA
- a CDS encoding SAM-dependent methyltransferase has product MTSYEVKPIGKICNSENGIFIQLEDEFIPALTALEGFSHINVLWWFSEFDSKECRSILDTEQPYKRAPEKMGIFATRSPIRPNPIALTAVEVISIDYQKGIIRIPYIDANDNTPVLDIKPYTPSLDRIENPTVPDWCSHWPKSLEESATFPWENEFNF; this is encoded by the coding sequence ATGACATCTTATGAAGTAAAACCTATTGGGAAAATCTGTAACAGTGAAAATGGTATTTTTATTCAGCTTGAGGATGAATTTATTCCGGCATTAACCGCGCTGGAGGGATTCAGTCACATCAATGTTCTTTGGTGGTTCAGTGAGTTTGATAGTAAAGAGTGTAGGTCAATCTTAGATACAGAACAGCCTTATAAAAGGGCGCCTGAGAAAATGGGCATTTTTGCTACGAGGTCTCCGATTCGTCCGAATCCAATCGCATTGACTGCAGTAGAGGTTATTAGTATCGATTATCAAAAAGGCATTATCCGGATTCCATATATTGATGCAAATGACAATACACCGGTTCTTGATATCAAGCCATATACCCCTAGTCTTGACAGAATAGAAAATCCTACGGTTCCGGATTGGTGTTCTCATTGGCCGAAAAGTTTAGAGGAATCTGCAACTTTTCCGTGGGAAAATGAATTTAATTTTTAA
- a CDS encoding DUF6382 domain-containing protein yields the protein MDITYQRNLRKSYMCIETTEDVIEEHELMILQKYKVPQLLQTQVVIQDGKVQYWFEITGKQQLADYLGGKPIRAQMLKKILFSLERACEKMPEFLLQEDRICLMQEMLYVDLKDEMVYFTYLPFWKSSFPETFERWMEDVLREIDHQEKECVELAYHIYEGSRKENVSIYDLLEEVRKGEVIAFQQDFIEEKVEKPEESSLKSWKREYMPQELNTQPEERKWKKILSTKIEELQSEVKEYVKSKVPKLFPRPLTSSKKEKTEKSQKVYHTELLCKQQQGIEGKLIYQGENECADLVIDSVEFFIGRNSDEVDGSIATEGISRIHARIIQKEGAYYIEDLNSTNGTYLNGEFLEYHRSAKLERNDKVRFGVEEYVFY from the coding sequence GTGGATATAACTTATCAGAGAAATCTGCGAAAAAGCTATATGTGTATTGAAACAACAGAGGATGTAATAGAAGAACATGAGTTGATGATTCTTCAAAAATATAAAGTTCCTCAACTTTTGCAAACACAAGTGGTAATACAGGATGGCAAAGTACAATATTGGTTTGAAATTACGGGAAAGCAACAGTTGGCGGATTATCTTGGTGGAAAGCCTATTAGAGCACAGATGTTAAAAAAGATTTTATTTTCCTTGGAGCGAGCCTGTGAGAAAATGCCAGAGTTTTTATTGCAAGAGGACAGGATTTGCTTAATGCAGGAGATGCTGTATGTAGATTTGAAAGATGAGATGGTATATTTTACATATTTACCCTTTTGGAAAAGCAGTTTTCCCGAGACTTTTGAAAGATGGATGGAGGATGTGCTAAGGGAAATAGACCATCAGGAGAAAGAGTGTGTAGAACTGGCGTATCATATTTATGAAGGGTCTCGGAAAGAAAATGTCAGTATTTATGATTTGTTAGAAGAAGTGCGCAAGGGAGAAGTAATTGCTTTTCAACAGGATTTTATAGAGGAGAAGGTAGAGAAACCAGAGGAGAGTTCATTGAAGAGTTGGAAAAGGGAATATATGCCGCAGGAGCTAAACACTCAGCCGGAAGAGAGAAAATGGAAAAAGATTTTGTCAACTAAGATAGAAGAACTTCAATCAGAAGTAAAAGAATATGTGAAAAGTAAGGTTCCGAAGTTATTTCCAAGACCATTGACATCATCTAAAAAAGAGAAAACGGAAAAATCACAGAAAGTCTATCACACAGAATTACTCTGTAAGCAACAGCAAGGGATAGAGGGAAAATTGATTTATCAGGGGGAGAATGAGTGCGCAGATTTGGTCATTGATAGCGTAGAGTTTTTTATCGGGCGCAATTCTGATGAGGTGGATGGAAGCATAGCAACAGAGGGAATCAGCCGGATACATGCACGAATTATTCAGAAGGAAGGAGCCTATTATATAGAAGATTTAAATTCTACCAATGGAACATATCTGAATGGAGAGTTTTTGGAATATCATAGGAGTGCGAAATTAGAGCGAAATGACAAGGTGCGATTTGGCGTAGAAGAGTATGTATTTTATTGA